From Micromonospora auratinigra:
CTTCGCGATGCAGATCGTGCCGCTGCAGATGGCCCTGGTGCCGCTGCTGAAGTTCTTCTCCACCGGCGTCACCGTCGCCGGCATCCAGGTGCTCCCGGCCTGGGACCTGGTGGACGAGCAGAAGTTCGCCCAGGTGTGGTTCGCGCACACCTGCTTCGCGCTGCCCTTCGCGGTGTTCCTGCTGCACAACTTCATCTCGCAGCTGCCGGGCGACCTGATGGAGGCGGCCCGGGTCGACGGTGCGACCCACCCGAAGATCTTCCGGACCATCGTGCTGCCGCTGATCACGCCCGCCCTGGCGGCGTTCGGCATCTTCCAGTTCCTCTGGGTCTGGAACGACCTGCTGGTCGCGCTGATCTTCGCGGGCGGCGGCAACGAGACCGCCCCGCTCACCGTGCGGCTGGCCGAGATGGCCGGCACCCGGGGCAACGAGTGGCAGCGGCTGACCTCCGGCGCGTTCGTCTCGATCGTCGTACCGCTGATCGTCTTCCTGTCGCTCCAGCGCTACTTCGTCCGGGGCCTGCTCGCCGGCAGCGTCAAGGGCTGACCCGTCGTTCCGCCGCCGCCGGCTCCCGGCGGCGGCGGGACCCGGGCCGGAGCGGGGAACAACGATGACCAGGATTGACGACGTCGCCCGACTCGCCGGGGTCTCCACCGCCACCGTCTCGCGGGCGTTGCGCGGCCTCCCGACGGTCTCGGCCGCGACGCGGCGGCGGGTGCAGGCCGCCGCCGAGCAGCTCCAGTACGCGGTCTCGCCGAGCGCGTCCCGGCTGGCCGGCGGGAAGACCGGCACGGTCGCGGTGGTGGTCCCCCGGATCACCCGCTGGTTCTTCGCCACCGTGGTCGAAGCGGTCGAGGAACACCTCCACCAGAACGGCTACGACCTGCTGCTCCACAACCTCGGCGGGCGCGAGCAGATGCGGCGCCGGGTACTGCGCACGGCCAGCCTGCACAAGCGGGTGGACGCGGTCATCCTGGTCGCCACCCCGCTGCGCCCGGCCGACGTGACCGCGCTGACCAAGCTCGACCTGCCGGGCGTGACGATCAGCTCCGGCAGCGAGGTGCCCGGCTGGCCCTGCGTCCGCATCGACGACGTGGCCGCCGCGCGGACCGCGACCCGACACCTGCTCGACCTGGGCCACACCCGGATCGCGCACATCTCCGGTGACCCGGACGACGAGCTGGCCTTCACCACCCACCTGGACCGGCGGCGCGGTTACCAGGAGGCGCTGCGGGCGGCAGGGCTCCGCCCGGACCCGGGCCTGGACGTCGAGTCCCAGTTCACCATCGACGGCGGCACCCGGGCCACCGCCGAACTGCTGGCCCGGGGCGAGCCGCCGACCGCGATCTTCGCCGCCTGCGACGAGATGGCGATGGGCGCGATGACCGCGCTGCGCGACGCGGGACTGCGGGTGCCGCAGGACGTCAGCGTGATCGGCGTCGACGACCACGACCTGGCCGGGGTGCTCGGGCTGAGCACGATCGCCCAGCCGGCCGCCGAGCAGGGGGCGCTCGCCGCGCGGATCCTGCTCGACCCGCTCGGCGGCCGGGCCGAGCCGTACCCGGGACTGGTGCCGGTCCCGCGCGGCGCGGACGCCGACGGCGCCCCGCCGCCGCCGGTGATCCTGCCCACTCGCCTGGTGGTGCGCGAGTCGACCGCGCCGCCCCGGGCACACTGAACGGATCCGCTCGACACAGGGAGAAGGCTCTGAACACCGACGCGACGCAGCAGGTCACCCCGGCCACCGGCTGGTGGACCGAGGCCGTCATCTACCAGATCTACCCGCGCTCGTTCGCCGACTCGAACGGCGACGGCATCGGTGACCTGCCCGGCATCACCGCCCGCCTCGGTCACCTCGCCGAGTTGGGCGTGGACGCGGTCTGGCTGTCGCCGTTCTACCCGTCGCCGCAGGCCGACGCCGGCTACGACGTTGCCGACTACCGGGACGTCGACCCGCTCTTCGGCACGCTGGCGGACGCCGACGCGATGATCGCCCGGGCGAAGGAGCTCGGGCTGCGGGTGATCGTCGACCTGGTGCCCAACCACACCTCGTCGGCGCACCGCTGGTTCCGGGCGGCGGTCGCCGCCGCGCCGGGCAGCCCGGAGCGGCAGCGGTACGTCTTCCGGGACGGCAAGGGCCCGCAGGGGGCCGAGCCGCCGAACGACTGGCAGAGCGTCTTCGGTGGGCCCGCCTGGACCCGGCTGCCGGACGGCCAGTGGTACCTGCACCTCTTCGACACCGGCCAGCCCGACCTGAACTGGGACAACCCGGAGGTCCGGACCGAGTTCCTGGACGTCCTGCGGTTCTGGCTCGACCGTGGCGTCGACGGCTTCCGGGTGGACGTGGCACACGGCCTGATCAAGCAGGCCGACCTGGCCGACTGGCAGGAGCCGCAGGAGATCCTCTCCGGCAACGAGGTCGACAAGCCGCGCCCGCCGATGTGGGACCAGGACGGCGTGCACGAGATCTACCGGGAGTGGCGTCGGCTGCTCGACTCGTACGACGGCGAGCGGATCCTGGTCGCCGAGGCCTGGGTCGAGCCGGCCGAGCGGCTGGCCCGCTACGTCCGCCCCGACGAGATGCACCAGGCGTTCAACTTCGAGTACCTGCTCGCCGCCTGGACCGCCCCGGCCCAGTACGCGGTGATCACCCGCTCGCTGGAGGCCACCGACTCGGTCGGCGCGCCCACCACCTGGGTGCTCTCCAACCACGACGTGGTCCGGCACGCCTCCCGCCTCGGCCTGCCGATCAGCGGGGGTCGCCCGAACGGCATCGGCATCGGCGACCCGCAGCCGGACGCCGCGCTGGGCCTGCGCCGGGCCCGGGCGGCCAGCCTGCTGATGCTGGCCCTGCCCGGCTCGGCCTACCTCTACCAGGGCGAGGAGCTGGGACTGCCCGAGCACACCACGCTGCCCGACGAGGCCCGGCAGGACCCGACCTGGGAGCGCAGCGGGCACACCCAGCGCGGCCGGGACGGCTGCCGGGTGCCGATCCCGTGGGAGGCGGACGCCCCGTCGTACGGCTTCGGGCCGACCGACGCGAGCTGGCTCCCGCAGCCCCCGAGCTGGGCCGAGTACGCCCTCGACCGGCAGCGTGCGGTGCCCGG
This genomic window contains:
- a CDS encoding carbohydrate ABC transporter permease — protein: MTTATPTVAAGAQGTGKTTRAARVRKRLNSRTATLVSIVIALLWTIPTFGLFISSFRPEDQIKSTGWWTFFTDPQFTLDNYQEVLFSSSSSSGQLASYFINSLAITIPSVLFPLAFASLAAYALAWINFKGRDWLYIAIFAMQIVPLQMALVPLLKFFSTGVTVAGIQVLPAWDLVDEQKFAQVWFAHTCFALPFAVFLLHNFISQLPGDLMEAARVDGATHPKIFRTIVLPLITPALAAFGIFQFLWVWNDLLVALIFAGGGNETAPLTVRLAEMAGTRGNEWQRLTSGAFVSIVVPLIVFLSLQRYFVRGLLAGSVKG
- a CDS encoding LacI family DNA-binding transcriptional regulator, coding for MTRIDDVARLAGVSTATVSRALRGLPTVSAATRRRVQAAAEQLQYAVSPSASRLAGGKTGTVAVVVPRITRWFFATVVEAVEEHLHQNGYDLLLHNLGGREQMRRRVLRTASLHKRVDAVILVATPLRPADVTALTKLDLPGVTISSGSEVPGWPCVRIDDVAAARTATRHLLDLGHTRIAHISGDPDDELAFTTHLDRRRGYQEALRAAGLRPDPGLDVESQFTIDGGTRATAELLARGEPPTAIFAACDEMAMGAMTALRDAGLRVPQDVSVIGVDDHDLAGVLGLSTIAQPAAEQGALAARILLDPLGGRAEPYPGLVPVPRGADADGAPPPPVILPTRLVVRESTAPPRAH
- a CDS encoding glycoside hydrolase family 13 protein, coding for MNTDATQQVTPATGWWTEAVIYQIYPRSFADSNGDGIGDLPGITARLGHLAELGVDAVWLSPFYPSPQADAGYDVADYRDVDPLFGTLADADAMIARAKELGLRVIVDLVPNHTSSAHRWFRAAVAAAPGSPERQRYVFRDGKGPQGAEPPNDWQSVFGGPAWTRLPDGQWYLHLFDTGQPDLNWDNPEVRTEFLDVLRFWLDRGVDGFRVDVAHGLIKQADLADWQEPQEILSGNEVDKPRPPMWDQDGVHEIYREWRRLLDSYDGERILVAEAWVEPAERLARYVRPDEMHQAFNFEYLLAAWTAPAQYAVITRSLEATDSVGAPTTWVLSNHDVVRHASRLGLPISGGRPNGIGIGDPQPDAALGLRRARAASLLMLALPGSAYLYQGEELGLPEHTTLPDEARQDPTWERSGHTQRGRDGCRVPIPWEADAPSYGFGPTDASWLPQPPSWAEYALDRQRAVPGSTYELYRTALRLRREHGLARGPLRWLASGDEVSTFTNGDLTVLTNFGAAPVPLPAGAEVLVASAPLDGDSVGTDVTVWYRA